From a region of the Bradyrhizobium diazoefficiens genome:
- a CDS encoding cache domain-containing protein yields MIFSRISFKLVLIVGIGLLGMMALTPIALSTLRAQMVADRQAKTQQMVDVGYGILAHYQKLESEGKLPRAQAQAAAMAEIKSLRYDKVEYFWINDMTPKMVMHPIKPELDGKDLSGMKDPAGNALFMGFVDVVNKHGAGFYGYLWPKPGFDQPVGKISYVKGFAPWGWIIGTGIYLDDVDAVFRQNAMTFGYICLAVLVLVLGASFLIGRSVTRPLARITTLTERLASGDGAFEVPYTDRRDEVGGLAKALAVFKDNASAVGRMYAEQQEAKQRADVEKHKAMADLAGKFEASVHAVVRDVFNEARAMQQAAQGMSETANKATDRASFVASASQQASSNVQTVASAAGQLSASISEISQRVAQAATVADKAAADGQRTNDTVQGLAAAAHKIGEVIDLINQIASQTNLLALNATIEAARAGEAGKGFAVVASEVKSLASQTAKATDEIGAQITAIQAETNQVVGNIESIRATIMEVNEISTSIAAAVEEQGAATQAIAHSVQEAASGTDQVSQNICGVTDATAATGQAAGLVLQSSGRLTQKLQSLEHEVSAFVAGVRAA; encoded by the coding sequence ATGATTTTCTCCCGCATCAGTTTCAAGCTGGTTCTGATCGTCGGCATCGGTCTCCTCGGGATGATGGCGCTGACGCCGATCGCGCTATCGACCCTGCGCGCGCAGATGGTCGCCGATCGCCAGGCCAAGACGCAGCAGATGGTCGATGTCGGCTACGGCATCCTCGCCCACTACCAGAAGCTCGAGAGCGAGGGAAAACTCCCGCGCGCGCAGGCCCAGGCCGCCGCAATGGCCGAAATCAAGAGCCTGCGTTACGACAAGGTCGAGTATTTCTGGATCAACGACATGACCCCCAAGATGGTCATGCACCCGATCAAGCCCGAGCTCGACGGCAAGGATCTCTCCGGCATGAAGGATCCTGCCGGCAACGCGCTGTTCATGGGCTTCGTTGACGTCGTCAACAAGCACGGTGCGGGCTTCTACGGCTACCTCTGGCCGAAGCCCGGCTTCGACCAGCCGGTCGGGAAAATTTCCTATGTGAAGGGCTTTGCGCCCTGGGGCTGGATCATCGGCACCGGCATCTATCTCGATGATGTCGACGCCGTCTTCCGCCAGAACGCGATGACGTTCGGCTACATCTGTCTGGCCGTGCTGGTCCTGGTTCTCGGCGCCTCCTTCCTGATCGGACGCAGCGTCACCCGGCCGCTCGCCCGGATCACCACGCTGACGGAGCGCCTCGCTTCCGGCGACGGCGCCTTCGAGGTGCCCTACACCGATCGCCGCGACGAGGTCGGTGGATTGGCCAAGGCGCTCGCCGTGTTCAAGGACAATGCGTCGGCCGTCGGCCGGATGTATGCCGAACAGCAGGAAGCCAAGCAGAGGGCCGACGTGGAGAAGCACAAGGCGATGGCCGATCTCGCCGGCAAGTTCGAGGCGAGCGTCCACGCCGTCGTCCGCGATGTCTTCAACGAGGCGCGCGCCATGCAGCAGGCCGCGCAAGGCATGTCGGAAACCGCGAACAAGGCGACCGACCGTGCGAGCTTCGTCGCGTCGGCCAGCCAGCAGGCCTCCAGCAATGTGCAGACGGTGGCCTCCGCCGCCGGCCAGTTGTCGGCCTCGATATCGGAGATCAGCCAGCGCGTCGCACAGGCCGCGACCGTGGCCGACAAGGCCGCCGCCGACGGTCAGCGCACCAACGACACGGTGCAAGGGCTGGCTGCGGCCGCGCACAAGATCGGCGAGGTCATCGACCTCATCAACCAGATCGCCTCGCAGACCAATCTGCTTGCGCTCAATGCCACCATCGAGGCGGCGCGGGCAGGCGAAGCGGGCAAGGGCTTTGCGGTGGTCGCGAGCGAGGTGAAGTCGCTGGCGAGCCAGACCGCGAAGGCGACCGACGAGATCGGCGCACAGATCACCGCGATCCAGGCCGAGACCAATCAGGTCGTCGGCAACATCGAGAGCATCCGCGCCACTATCATGGAGGTCAACGAGATTTCCACCTCGATCGCCGCCGCCGTCGAGGAGCAGGGCGCGGCTACGCAGGCGATTGCCCACAGCGTGCAGGAGGCCGCCTCCGGCACCGACCAGGTCTCGCAGAATATCTGCGGCGTCACCGACGCGACGGCGGCGACCGGACAGGCCGCCGGCCTCGTGCTGCAATCGAGCGGCCGGCTGACGCAGAAGCTGCAATCCCTCGAACACGAGGTCAGCGCCTTCGTCGCGGGCGTGCGCGCGGCCTAA
- a CDS encoding TetR/AcrR family transcriptional regulator has product MRPREFDHDEVLRIAFDQFWRNGVRGTSLSDVARDAGVQRGSLYNAFGSKEALFLQAYERYAGDYLLALQKALGTGSLRKRLTAFFDLTITNFRSGTPPRGCPTTRGLMELGAAEGEGLDEEARQAFASLISRITALVQDTLSEGARRGEFSGNPATAALQIITVTRGLAVLERAFGDEPQLRKIAAHTIDLVLGRKGG; this is encoded by the coding sequence TTGAGGCCGCGCGAATTCGATCATGACGAGGTCCTGCGCATCGCGTTCGACCAGTTCTGGCGCAACGGCGTGCGCGGCACCTCGCTGTCGGACGTCGCGCGCGATGCCGGCGTCCAGCGCGGCAGCCTCTACAACGCCTTCGGCAGCAAGGAGGCGCTGTTCCTGCAGGCCTATGAGCGCTATGCAGGGGACTATCTCCTCGCGCTGCAAAAGGCGCTCGGGACGGGTAGCTTGCGCAAACGCCTCACGGCGTTCTTCGATCTCACCATCACGAATTTCCGCTCCGGCACGCCGCCGCGCGGATGCCCGACCACGCGCGGCTTGATGGAGCTCGGCGCCGCGGAGGGCGAGGGACTGGATGAAGAAGCGCGCCAGGCCTTCGCAAGCCTCATCTCGCGCATCACCGCACTGGTTCAGGACACATTATCGGAGGGTGCCAGGCGTGGCGAGTTCAGCGGCAATCCCGCGACCGCAGCGCTGCAAATCATCACGGTGACGCGCGGCCTCGCCGTGCTCGAACGCGCCTTCGGCGACGAGCCGCAGTTGCGCAAGATCGCCGCGCACACGATCGATCTCGTGCTCGGCAGGAAAGGCGGCTAG